In the Tenrec ecaudatus isolate mTenEca1 chromosome 16, mTenEca1.hap1, whole genome shotgun sequence genome, one interval contains:
- the RASL10A gene encoding ras-like protein family member 10A: MGGSLRVAVLGAPGVGKTAIIRQFLFSDYPERHRPTDGPCLYRPAVLLDGAVYDLSISDGDGAGPGTQGSEEGPDSKGWSLQDTDAFVLVYDICSPDSFDYVKALRQRIAETRPAGAPEAPILVVGNKRDRQRLRFGPRRALAALVRRGWRCGYLECSAKYNWHVLLLFRELLRCALVRARPAHPALRLQGALHPARCTLM; the protein is encoded by the exons ATGGGGGGCAGCCTGCGGGTGGCCGTGCTGGGTGCCCCGGGCGTGGGCAAGACTGCCATCATTCGCCAGTTCCTGTTCAGCGACTATCCCGAGCGCCACCGGCCCACAGACGGGCCGTGCCTCTACCGGCCCGCGGTGCTGCTCGACGGCGCGGTCTACGACCTGAGCATCAGCGACGGCGACGGCGCTGGCCCGGGCACCCAGGGCTCCGAG GAGGGGCCAgattctaagggctggagcttgcAGGACACAGACGCCTTCGTGCTCGTTTATGACATTTGCAGCCCCGACAGCTTCGACTATGTCAAGGCGCTGCGGCAGCGCATTGCAGAGACCAG gccagcAGGCGCACCCGAGGCGCCTATCCTGGTCGTAGGCAACAAGCGGGACCGGCAGCGGCTACGCTTTGGGCCTCGGCGCGCACTGGCCGCCCTGGTGCGGAGGGGCTGGCGCTGTGGCTACCTCGAGTGCTCTGCCAAGTACAACTGGCACGTGCTGCTTCTCTTCCGCGAGCTGCTGCGCTGCGCTCTGGTGCGGGCCCGCCCTGCGCACCCGGCCCTACGCCTGCAAGGAGCGCTACACCCTGCGCGCTGCACTCTCATGTGA
- the GAS2L1 gene encoding GAS2-like protein 1, with the protein MADPVAGIASSAAKSVRPFRSSEAYVEAMKEDLAEWLNALYSLGLPSGGDGFLAGLATGTALCQHANAVTEAAHALAAARPARGVAFQAHSVAAGSFMARDNVATFIGWCRAELGVPEVLMFETEDLVLRKNEKSVVLCLLEVARRGARLGLLAPRLVQFEQEIERELRATPPAPNNPASGGEGPEEAALPVGVPPRGPRMTSSDLRNLDELVREILGRCTCPDQFPMIKVSEGKYRVGDSSLLIFVRVLRSHVMVRVGGGWDTLEHYLDKHDPCRCSSTAHRPPQPRGRAFSPQRMSPTPSPRAGSPVPGGDRLGSRPDVTPISLRSSKEGSETPLRSRDQLPPHPRSRRYSGDSDSSASSAQSGPLGTRSDDAGTGPRKERPSRRLTTGPPASPRRPPAPRSQSRDQLDRGRPRGTPGGRGSQLVVPSPARRARSQNREEQAVLLVRRDRDGQHSWVPRGRGGGGSSRGSPQTPRARSPAAPHAAQAPSLGPELGSTPASVFRTPLQLDPQQEQLLFRSLEEEFLANARALEAAAGGNPPGPAPDPAQAPEPPASDSAYCSSSSSSSSLSVLGSKCGPPGDLVRTANGLPGPRAAALSSSSDEGSPCPGVVGPPDALGTSLAGPEPLRTWPRGRMDTQPDRKPSRIPTPQGPRRLLGPSEPGTWHALHSVSPRAEPDSWI; encoded by the exons ATGGCAGACCCAGTGGCGGGCATTGCCAGCTCGGCGGCCAAGAGTGTGCGGCCATTCCGTTCCAGTGAAGCCTACGTGGAGGCCATGAAGGAGGACTTGGCCGAGTGGCTCAACGCCCTGTACAGCCTGGGACTGCCTAGCGGTGGGGACGGCTTCCTGGCCGGGCTGGCCACGGGCACTGCACTGTGCCAACATGCCAATGCTGTCACTGAGGCAGCCCACGCCCTAGCTGCTGCTCGGCCAGCCCGAGGTGTGGCCTTTCAGGCACACAGTGTGGCAGCTGGCTCCTTCATGGCCCGAGACAACGTGGCCACCTTCATCGGCTGGTGCCGGGCAGAGCTGGGCGTGCCTGAGGTCCTCATGTTTGAGACGGAGGACTTGGTGCTGCGGAAGAATGAGAAGAGCGTGGTGCTGTGTCTGCTGGAGGTGGCCCGGCGTGGTGCCCGCCTGGGCCTGCTGGCCCCCCGCCTCGTGCAGTTCGAGCAGGAGATTGAGCGAGAGCTGCGAGccacacccccagcccccaacaaCCCTGCCAGTGGTGGGGAGGGCCCTGAAGAGGCTGCCCTTCCAGTGGGGGTTCCCCCCCGGGGCCCCCGCATGACATCCAGTGACCTGCGCAATCTGGACGAGCTG GTGAGGGAGATCCTGGGCCGATGCACCTGTCCAGACCAGTTCCCCATGATCAAGGTCTCCGAGGGGAAGTACCGTGTTGGGGATTCCAGCCTGCTCATCTTTGTGCGG GTGCTGAGGAGCCACGTGATGGTGCGCGTGGGTGGAGGCTGGGACACGTTGGAGCACTACCTGGACAAGCATGACCCGTGCCGCTGCTCCTCCACTG CCCACCGCCCACCTcagcccagagggagagccttctctccccaAAGGATGTCGCCTACCCCCAGCCCCCGAGCTGGTAGTCCAGTCCCTGGGGGTGATCGCCTTGGCTCCCGGCCTGACGTGACCCCTATTAGCTTACGCAGCTCCAAGGAGGGGTCTGAGACCCCCCTCAG gtCGCGGGATcagctgccaccccacccccgctctcGCCGTTACTCGGGGGACAGTGACTCCTCAGCCTCCTCAGCCCAGAGCGGTCCCCTTGGTACCCGAAGTGACGATGCAGGCACTGGTCCCCGGAAGGAGCGACCCAGCCGGCGACTGACCACAGGGCCCCCAGCCTCCCCAAGGCGCCCCCCCGCCCCTCGAAGCCAGTCCCGAGACCAGCTGGATCGTGGTCGGCCCAGAGGGAcccctgggggcagggggtccCAACTGGTGGTCCCCAGCCCTGCCCGCAGGGCACGGAGCCAGAACCGAGAAGAGCAGGCTGTACTCCTTGTGCGTAGGGACCGAGATGGGCAGCACTCCTGGGTGCCAAGGGGCAGGGGTGGCGGGGGCTCCAGCAGGGGCAGCCCCCAGACACCTCGGGCCCGAAGCCCTGCAGCCCCTCATGCTGCCCAGGCTCCCAGCCTGGGACCAGAGTTGGGCAGCACACCGGCCAGCGTCTTCCGCACGCCCCTGCAGCTGGACCCACAGCAGGAGCAGCTGCTGTTCCGGAGCCTGGAGGAGGAGTTCCTAGCCAACGCGCGGGCCCTGGAGGCTGCTGCTGGTGGGAACCCCCCTGGCCCTGCCCCGGACCCAGCTCAGGCCCCGGAGCCGCCGGCCTCTGACTCAGCCTactgttcctctagttcctcctcctcctccctcagcgtCCTGGGCAGCAAGTGTGGCccccctggggaccttgtccGAACAGCCAATGGGCTGCCCGGGCCCCGAGCCGCAGCCCTGTCCAGCTCTTCCGACGAAGGCAGCCCCTGCCCTGGTGTCGTGGGGCCACCCGATGCACTGGGGACCTCCCTGGCCGGCCCAGAGCCCTTGAGGACCTGGCCTCGGGGCCGGATGGACACACAGCCCGACCGGAAGCCCTCCCGCATCCCTACACCACAGGGCCCCCGCCGCCTATTAGGACCTTCAGAGCCTGGGACCTGGCACGCACTGCACTCAGTCAGCCCCAGGGCAGAGCCCGATTCTTGGATTTGA